A genomic region of Methanothermobacter thermautotrophicus str. Delta H contains the following coding sequences:
- a CDS encoding DUF5400 domain-containing protein — translation MYQVIIFALLFAGISSGFITFRIMGMRMAPHFGVLILALIATAANIMSGNVTLNYVAVALQVLTGISAYTQFLPVLRDSFQTAPLYACHLSTVTVAAVLAAASVPL, via the coding sequence ATGTATCAGGTCATTATATTCGCACTCCTCTTTGCAGGAATCTCATCAGGTTTCATAACCTTCCGTATAATGGGGATGAGGATGGCGCCACACTTCGGAGTCCTTATCCTTGCCCTCATTGCAACGGCAGCAAATATCATGTCTGGCAATGTAACCCTGAATTACGTTGCAGTGGCTCTGCAGGTACTCACAGGGATTTCAGCCTACACACAGTTCCTCCCGGTTCTGAGGGACAGCTTCCAGACAGCTCCACTCTACGCCTGCCATCTGAGCACAGTCACCGTTGCTGCGGTGCTCGCAGCTGCCTCAGTCCCACTTTAA
- the pyrB gene encoding aspartate carbamoyltransferase, whose translation MFENVISIKDFKREDIEFILREAEKMEPFASGEKSSSALRGKILGMMFYEPSTRTRLSFETAMKRLGGDVVGFADTGATSAVKGESLADTAMMLSAYSDAIVIRHNLEGAARYISDVVDVPVINAGDGAGQHPTQTLLDLYTMKRFFGRIGSLRVALVGDLKYGRTVHSLAYALAVFGASMSFVSPPVLRMPDNIIHDLRRAGVEVKETERLDDVIDEVDVLYVTRIQKERFPDPEEYSRIRGAYHIDGSTVADRDLIVMHPLPRIDEISPEVDSLPQAMYFRQAFYGVPVRMALLRLLISERRGSENQKIV comes from the coding sequence ATGTTTGAAAACGTTATCTCAATAAAGGATTTTAAGAGGGAGGATATCGAGTTCATCCTCAGGGAAGCCGAGAAGATGGAGCCATTTGCATCGGGAGAAAAATCCTCCAGCGCCCTCAGAGGAAAGATACTTGGCATGATGTTCTATGAGCCATCCACAAGGACACGTCTATCCTTTGAAACTGCCATGAAGCGTCTGGGAGGGGACGTTGTTGGATTTGCAGATACGGGGGCGACATCTGCCGTTAAGGGTGAGAGCCTGGCTGACACCGCCATGATGCTTTCAGCCTACTCTGACGCCATAGTTATAAGGCACAACCTGGAGGGTGCAGCACGTTACATATCAGATGTTGTGGATGTTCCAGTGATAAATGCAGGGGATGGTGCCGGGCAGCACCCAACACAGACCCTCCTGGACCTCTACACCATGAAGAGGTTCTTCGGGAGGATAGGTTCCCTTAGGGTTGCACTGGTTGGTGACCTCAAGTACGGGAGGACTGTCCACTCACTGGCCTATGCCCTGGCTGTTTTCGGTGCCAGTATGAGCTTCGTATCACCACCCGTCCTCAGAATGCCTGATAACATCATACATGATCTGAGGAGGGCTGGTGTTGAAGTTAAAGAGACAGAAAGGCTTGATGATGTCATAGATGAGGTGGATGTCCTCTACGTTACAAGGATACAGAAGGAACGTTTCCCTGACCCTGAGGAGTATTCAAGGATAAGGGGAGCCTACCACATAGATGGATCCACTGTGGCTGATAGGGACCTGATTGTGATGCATCCACTCCCAAGGATAGATGAGATATCCCCAGAGGTGGATTCCCTCCCACAGGCCATGTACTTCAGACAGGCGTTCTATGGTGTGCCGGTCCGGATGGCCCTCCTGAGGCTGCTGATAAGTGAGAGGAGAGGATCTGAAAACCAGAAGATAGTTTGA
- a CDS encoding DsrE family protein, producing the protein MKLNLRGVNRYAAAIITDNILKNGVQNLQLILKEDSEEVRRVAEKHHMEYSPRETEKGLVVNISPQGIEEIDVTGETCPGPVIIVGDRLSSMEPGMRIKIKSESSDVIDDLALSAPEMKAEVIEKSASHLILEKTDVSREREFTGKDKVLVVQSNGTGNAERAYATFIFSKAALSMGKDVTIFLLMDGVSIARKGGAAAVKHPAFPRLDELMAEVIEMGVKIYVCEMSAQFRGLREDNMVEGCKIAGAATFITLLSDPSYAVVNF; encoded by the coding sequence ATGAAATTAAACCTCAGGGGAGTAAACAGATACGCTGCAGCTATAATAACAGACAATATACTTAAAAATGGTGTTCAGAACCTCCAGCTGATCCTGAAGGAGGACTCTGAAGAGGTCAGGAGAGTTGCAGAGAAGCACCATATGGAATATTCTCCCAGAGAAACAGAAAAGGGGCTGGTGGTTAACATTTCACCTCAGGGTATTGAAGAGATAGATGTTACCGGAGAAACCTGTCCCGGCCCGGTTATAATCGTAGGGGATAGGCTCTCCTCAATGGAGCCAGGGATGAGGATAAAGATAAAATCAGAAAGCAGTGACGTGATCGATGACCTTGCACTCTCAGCTCCTGAAATGAAGGCAGAGGTCATTGAAAAATCGGCCAGCCACCTCATCCTTGAAAAAACAGATGTTAGCAGGGAAAGGGAATTTACAGGAAAGGATAAGGTACTCGTTGTCCAGAGCAACGGGACAGGGAATGCAGAGAGGGCCTACGCCACCTTCATATTCTCAAAGGCTGCCCTCAGCATGGGAAAGGATGTCACAATATTCCTCCTCATGGATGGCGTGAGCATTGCAAGGAAGGGTGGTGCAGCCGCCGTAAAACACCCGGCCTTCCCGCGGCTGGATGAACTCATGGCCGAGGTCATTGAGATGGGTGTTAAGATCTACGTCTGTGAAATGAGCGCCCAGTTCAGGGGGCTCAGAGAAGATAACATGGTCGAGGGCTGCAAGATAGCAGGTGCAGCCACGTTCATAACACTGCTTAGTGACCCGAGCTACGCAGTGGTGAACTTCTAG
- a CDS encoding DUF169 domain-containing protein yields MDYRKISEELKELLENGGQPVAVRLVKNEEISGEKLEKKRHCEFIQDARLRGACGYATADEHLCRGGAAVLGLCRVPPQVADGSLYHKLGNYSTLEAAAETVEAVPAVKGEYHASVYAPLEEADFEPDAVVFILKPAQALRLSQAYLHDRGGRISGDYSGIQSLCADAVAAVRERGIPNMTMGCNGSRKYAGIRPEELAVGVPASDLEGIVEALRKFREKWG; encoded by the coding sequence ATGGATTACAGGAAGATTTCAGAAGAACTTAAGGAACTCCTGGAAAATGGAGGGCAGCCCGTGGCTGTCAGGTTAGTCAAGAATGAGGAAATATCTGGTGAAAAGCTTGAAAAGAAGAGGCACTGCGAGTTCATACAGGATGCACGCTTAAGGGGTGCCTGTGGCTATGCAACTGCAGACGAACACCTCTGCAGGGGTGGCGCAGCGGTCCTTGGACTCTGCAGGGTACCACCCCAGGTTGCGGATGGAAGCCTGTACCATAAACTCGGAAACTACAGCACACTGGAAGCTGCTGCTGAAACCGTAGAGGCCGTTCCCGCGGTGAAAGGGGAATACCATGCCTCAGTCTATGCACCGCTCGAAGAGGCTGATTTCGAACCAGACGCCGTTGTATTCATACTTAAACCGGCCCAGGCGCTTAGACTCAGCCAGGCATACCTCCATGACAGGGGTGGCAGAATAAGCGGGGACTACTCAGGGATACAGTCACTCTGTGCAGACGCCGTTGCAGCTGTAAGGGAGAGGGGCATCCCAAACATGACAATGGGGTGTAACGGTTCAAGGAAATACGCCGGGATCAGGCCCGAGGAACTTGCAGTCGGAGTACCAGCATCTGACCTTGAGGGAATTGTGGAGGCCCTCAGAAAATTCAGGGAAAAATGGGGATAA
- a CDS encoding tRNA (adenine-N1)-methyltransferase, whose amino-acid sequence MRILMDERGKKYLLEEGEDFQSDMGIIKAETLEDSRPGDVLKTHLGREIYVLKPGLSDYLELMERRCSILLPKDIGMICAYTGIVEGSRVVDAGTGAGTVAMYLANLVGESGHVTTYEIREDFAEIAEKNIAAFGFKNVEVKNRDIKEGIEEEDLDLVFLDLPRPWELMEDVHDSLLRGGWAVFYNPYIEQVKLIHRIGLKVGFADIRTFETIEREIEVRKQGTRPRTRMVGHTGYLTFMRKI is encoded by the coding sequence TTGCGCATACTTATGGATGAGAGAGGTAAAAAATATCTCCTGGAAGAAGGAGAGGACTTTCAGAGTGACATGGGGATCATCAAAGCAGAAACCCTGGAGGATTCCAGGCCCGGGGATGTCCTCAAAACCCACCTTGGCAGGGAGATTTACGTCCTTAAACCCGGACTCTCAGATTACCTTGAACTCATGGAGAGGCGGTGTTCAATACTCCTTCCCAAGGACATAGGAATGATATGTGCATATACAGGGATAGTTGAAGGTTCAAGGGTTGTTGATGCGGGTACCGGTGCGGGTACAGTTGCAATGTACCTTGCCAATCTGGTGGGAGAATCAGGGCACGTCACAACCTATGAAATACGTGAGGACTTTGCTGAGATAGCAGAGAAGAACATTGCAGCCTTTGGATTCAAAAACGTGGAGGTCAAGAACAGGGATATAAAGGAGGGTATAGAGGAGGAGGACCTCGACCTGGTTTTCCTTGATCTGCCCAGGCCCTGGGAGCTGATGGAGGATGTCCATGATTCCCTACTCAGGGGTGGCTGGGCAGTCTTCTACAACCCCTACATTGAACAGGTGAAGCTGATACACAGGATAGGGTTGAAGGTTGGATTTGCAGATATAAGGACCTTTGAAACCATTGAACGTGAAATAGAGGTCAGAAAGCAGGGTACAAGGCCCAGAACAAGGATGGTCGGCCATACAGGGTATCTAACCTTCATGAGAAAGATTTAA
- a CDS encoding aconitase X catalytic domain-containing protein — translation MYLDRTEERMYDGEFGETVQQSMEILVALGDIYGAERMVDISSAQVSGVSYKTIGDAGLEYLEDLRARGAGVKVASTLNPAGMDLQRWREMGFSEEFARRQIRIVEAYSAMDVMNTCTCTPYLIGNVPLRGSHVAWSESSAVSYANSVLGARTNREGGPGALAAAICGKTPEYGYHLQENRRATLRVDVECELSGSDYGALGYITGKIAGEGVPYFTFTGHPSADDLKALGAAMASSGAVALYHVDGVTPEYMEASPDEAGDSITVDAGDILEAREELSTTDDDPDLICLGCPHCSLDEIRRIASFLRKNKPACDLWVCTSAAIGSAASRMGYTDVIEAAGGMVVSDTCMVVAPVEDLGYEVLGVDSAKAANYVPGMCGLDAVYDDWMNLIRP, via the coding sequence GTGTACCTTGATAGGACAGAAGAGAGGATGTATGATGGTGAATTCGGTGAGACAGTCCAGCAGAGTATGGAGATACTTGTTGCCCTGGGTGATATCTATGGTGCTGAGAGGATGGTTGACATATCCTCTGCCCAGGTTTCAGGGGTATCCTACAAGACAATAGGGGACGCCGGTCTTGAATACCTGGAGGACCTCCGTGCCAGGGGTGCCGGAGTGAAGGTTGCAAGTACCCTTAACCCTGCGGGGATGGACCTCCAGAGATGGAGGGAAATGGGATTCTCAGAGGAATTCGCCAGGAGACAGATAAGGATAGTGGAGGCATACTCTGCCATGGATGTCATGAACACCTGCACCTGCACCCCCTACCTCATAGGGAACGTCCCCCTGAGGGGCTCCCATGTTGCCTGGTCAGAGTCCTCTGCAGTTTCCTATGCCAACTCTGTTCTGGGAGCCAGGACCAACCGTGAGGGTGGTCCAGGGGCCCTTGCAGCCGCCATATGCGGTAAGACCCCGGAGTATGGTTACCATCTCCAGGAGAACCGGAGGGCCACCCTGAGGGTTGATGTTGAATGTGAACTCTCGGGCTCGGATTACGGGGCCCTGGGTTACATTACAGGAAAAATTGCCGGTGAGGGTGTCCCATATTTCACTTTCACTGGCCATCCATCGGCTGATGACCTCAAAGCCCTTGGGGCTGCCATGGCGTCGTCCGGTGCGGTTGCACTCTACCATGTTGATGGGGTGACACCCGAGTACATGGAAGCCTCTCCTGATGAAGCAGGGGATAGCATTACGGTTGATGCCGGGGATATACTGGAGGCAAGGGAGGAGCTGTCCACCACTGATGATGATCCTGACCTCATATGCCTGGGGTGCCCGCACTGTTCCCTGGATGAGATCCGGAGGATAGCCTCATTTTTAAGGAAAAATAAGCCTGCCTGTGACCTCTGGGTGTGCACCTCTGCTGCCATAGGAAGTGCTGCCAGCAGGATGGGCTACACAGACGTTATAGAGGCAGCAGGTGGGATGGTTGTATCTGACACCTGCATGGTGGTTGCACCTGTGGAGGATCTTGGCTATGAGGTCCTTGGTGTTGACTCTGCCAAGGCCGCCAACTATGTCCCTGGTATGTGTGGCCTTGATGCCGTCTATGATGACTGGATGAACCTCATCAGACCTTAA
- a CDS encoding DEAD/DEAH box helicase, whose amino-acid sequence MARYIEHPLIKPEKIEARTYQQLLAADVIRKGNSMIVAPTALGKTVVAVLVAAERLRKYRGSKVLILSPSKPLAIQHEESFREFMLATCTSLTGSIKPEERKERWIKSQIISATPQTVESDILAGRYDLRDVSLIVFDECHRAVGSYSYVFLASNYIQNARHPLILGLTASPGADEDKIKTVCENLFMNEVVVKTEGDPDVRPYLKPIKIEWVKVRMTPELEDIRELLRKVLKNRLKMLKNLGVIDTISVGKKDLLKARGRVQNRIARSTSPPRACYRAISLLASCINVEHALELLETQGIRPLHQYLLRLKEKKTKAAKGLLADPDFTRAMHLTRRAMMSGVEHPKLDRLMEILKRELKGDEARIIVFTQFRDTLEEIYQRCKREGINAVKFYGQNSRSGEKGLTQKQQRDIIKSFRMGNHDVLLSTSVAEEGIDIPSVDLVVMYEPVPSEIRMIQRRGRTGRKRKGRMVVLITEKTRDEAYYYSSIRKERSMKENLRGGSVNVEVNPIMEPSGEGPFIYADSREVNSRVLRELKKIGVDFELKPLAVGDYQISEDTIIERKTTQDFIGSIIDKRLYKQAREMVKNFKRPVMIIEGDDLYSGFINPDAVRGALAAVAVDFGIPVIPTRSAEDTAAMIRRIAIREQREGRPDMRVRTDKKPLTLREKQLFIVESLPNIGSKYAERLLEAFGSVEGVMNASEKELRSVEGIGAKRASEIRRVIEAEFKGPDEATYQFKE is encoded by the coding sequence ATGGCAAGGTACATAGAGCACCCCCTCATAAAGCCAGAGAAAATAGAGGCAAGGACCTATCAGCAGCTGCTGGCAGCAGATGTCATCAGAAAGGGCAACTCAATGATAGTCGCCCCCACAGCCCTCGGAAAGACGGTTGTGGCTGTCCTTGTGGCTGCAGAGAGACTCAGGAAATACAGGGGCTCAAAGGTACTCATCCTATCACCCAGCAAACCCCTGGCCATACAGCATGAGGAGAGCTTCAGGGAGTTCATGCTTGCAACCTGCACATCCCTTACAGGTAGCATAAAACCTGAAGAGAGAAAAGAACGGTGGATTAAATCCCAGATAATATCCGCCACGCCCCAGACAGTTGAATCAGACATCCTGGCTGGAAGATACGACCTCAGGGACGTCTCACTCATCGTATTCGATGAATGCCACCGCGCAGTTGGATCATACTCATACGTCTTCCTTGCATCTAATTATATACAGAACGCCAGGCACCCCCTCATACTGGGACTCACAGCGTCTCCGGGTGCAGATGAGGATAAGATAAAAACTGTCTGTGAGAACCTCTTCATGAATGAGGTTGTGGTGAAAACAGAGGGGGACCCTGATGTGCGCCCCTACCTCAAGCCCATAAAAATAGAATGGGTAAAGGTCAGGATGACACCGGAGCTTGAGGATATAAGGGAACTCCTTAGGAAGGTCCTTAAAAATCGCTTGAAGATGCTTAAAAACCTCGGTGTTATAGACACCATCAGTGTGGGTAAGAAGGACCTTCTGAAGGCAAGGGGCCGTGTCCAGAACAGGATAGCGCGATCAACGAGCCCTCCAAGGGCATGCTACAGGGCCATATCACTCCTTGCATCCTGTATAAACGTGGAACACGCCCTTGAACTTCTTGAAACACAGGGCATAAGACCACTCCACCAGTACCTTCTCCGGCTAAAGGAGAAGAAAACAAAGGCTGCTAAGGGTCTCCTGGCAGATCCAGACTTTACAAGGGCCATGCACCTCACAAGAAGGGCCATGATGTCAGGGGTGGAACACCCTAAACTTGACAGGCTAATGGAGATACTGAAAAGGGAACTTAAAGGAGATGAAGCAAGGATAATAGTGTTCACACAGTTCCGCGACACCCTTGAGGAGATATACCAGAGATGCAAACGTGAAGGTATCAACGCAGTTAAATTTTATGGACAGAACAGCAGGAGCGGAGAGAAGGGCCTCACCCAGAAACAGCAGAGGGATATAATAAAATCATTTCGCATGGGGAACCATGACGTGCTCCTATCAACCAGTGTCGCTGAGGAAGGTATAGATATCCCCTCGGTGGACCTTGTGGTGATGTATGAACCTGTTCCCTCTGAGATAAGGATGATACAGAGACGTGGAAGGACCGGGAGGAAGAGGAAGGGCCGCATGGTTGTCCTCATAACAGAGAAGACCCGCGACGAGGCATACTACTACTCAAGTATCAGGAAGGAGAGATCCATGAAGGAGAACCTCAGGGGCGGGTCAGTTAACGTGGAGGTTAACCCCATAATGGAACCCTCAGGGGAGGGACCCTTCATCTATGCTGATTCCCGGGAGGTCAACTCAAGGGTCCTCAGGGAACTCAAAAAGATAGGAGTGGATTTTGAACTCAAACCCCTTGCAGTTGGTGACTATCAGATAAGCGAGGATACTATAATTGAGAGGAAGACAACACAGGACTTTATTGGTTCAATTATAGATAAAAGACTGTATAAACAGGCAAGGGAGATGGTCAAAAACTTCAAAAGGCCTGTTATGATCATAGAGGGGGATGACCTCTATTCAGGATTCATAAACCCGGACGCCGTGAGGGGTGCCCTTGCAGCTGTTGCTGTGGACTTTGGAATACCTGTAATCCCCACGAGGTCAGCCGAGGATACCGCTGCAATGATAAGGAGGATAGCCATAAGGGAGCAGAGGGAAGGCAGGCCTGATATGCGTGTTCGCACGGATAAGAAGCCACTGACCCTCAGGGAGAAGCAGCTCTTCATCGTGGAATCCCTGCCAAATATCGGTTCAAAGTACGCTGAAAGGCTCCTGGAAGCCTTCGGATCAGTTGAAGGTGTTATGAACGCCTCAGAGAAGGAACTCCGTAGCGTGGAGGGTATAGGTGCAAAGAGGGCTTCGGAAATCAGGAGGGTCATTGAGGCAGAATTTAAGGGACCCGATGAAGCCACATATCAATTCAAGGAGTAA
- a CDS encoding GAF domain-containing protein, translating into MAGVFTDLFERSIEKEGVIYITSESPEYRMIHESIRRNNIRTILMIPIKFSGEITGILNLASYSVKPYNRISLENISSIGLQLGSALQRKSYNL; encoded by the coding sequence ATGGCCGGGGTCTTCACAGACCTCTTTGAGAGGTCCATTGAGAAGGAGGGGGTTATATACATAACCTCTGAGTCGCCTGAATACCGCATGATACATGAGTCCATAAGGAGAAACAATATAAGAACAATTCTAATGATTCCGATTAAGTTTTCAGGGGAGATAACAGGAATATTAAACCTGGCAAGTTACAGTGTTAAACCCTACAACAGGATAAGCCTTGAGAACATTTCATCAATAGGGCTTCAGCTTGGAAGCGCCCTCCAGAGGAAAAGTTATAACTTATAA
- a CDS encoding GAF domain-containing protein codes for MEKLSETEKMIMSYLESNPPEECMLDKITRGINRSRATVLKYLHILEARGLVTYRTVGRSKLWMPAGDLEGTVEYTGDTSRDSELIKNASKIHRNLLELLELERKIDDPDKLVFTINTLMDIVVSNGLFRRMFPGAQCLGDIMDRESMVLIENRMKSRGTIQVDLRGRDGIRRNYSLSVTPVNNFWVIIGRDLASSSFSKNELEVLLTITRLRSSSGSLEELMNSIRDELSTIMDLKQLSVVLSDASGFSRAYEYPESEDLTEFEYFIYRSIETLETVSWRHDSGLMLSVPLITEERARGALIIRSPEDSIASQSLEIIEMVADEVSEYLEMEKLRQEKDEFIRTLLAMNRVSEIINSDEEEEKMLEKSIEAVIETLEFEMGCIYLMEEKKELQLRVQRNCQKPSAECAWPGSSQTSLRGPLRRRGLYT; via the coding sequence GTGGAGAAACTCTCTGAAACCGAGAAGATGATAATGTCCTACCTGGAATCAAATCCTCCAGAGGAGTGCATGCTCGACAAGATAACCCGTGGAATAAACAGGAGCAGGGCAACGGTTCTCAAGTACCTTCACATACTGGAGGCCAGGGGTCTTGTAACATACAGGACGGTTGGCAGAAGCAAACTATGGATGCCTGCGGGAGACCTTGAGGGAACTGTGGAATACACTGGAGACACATCCAGAGATTCTGAGCTTATAAAAAACGCATCAAAAATTCACAGAAACCTCCTGGAACTCCTGGAACTTGAAAGAAAAATAGATGACCCTGATAAACTCGTCTTCACCATAAACACCCTCATGGACATAGTAGTATCCAACGGCCTTTTCAGAAGAATGTTCCCCGGTGCACAGTGCCTTGGGGACATCATGGACCGGGAGAGCATGGTCCTCATTGAGAACAGAATGAAATCCCGGGGCACGATACAGGTCGATCTGAGGGGAAGGGATGGGATAAGGAGGAACTACAGCCTTTCAGTCACACCTGTAAACAACTTCTGGGTCATAATAGGAAGGGACCTTGCAAGTTCCTCATTTTCCAAGAATGAACTTGAGGTCCTCCTCACAATCACAAGGTTGAGATCATCCTCTGGCAGCCTTGAAGAGCTTATGAACTCAATAAGGGATGAATTATCCACCATAATGGACCTTAAACAGCTTTCGGTGGTCCTAAGCGATGCCTCAGGGTTCAGCAGGGCCTACGAATACCCTGAGTCAGAGGATCTCACTGAATTTGAATACTTCATCTACAGGAGCATTGAAACCCTCGAGACGGTATCATGGAGGCATGACTCGGGTCTCATGCTTTCAGTACCCCTCATCACAGAGGAAAGGGCGAGGGGAGCCCTTATAATCAGAAGCCCCGAGGACTCCATAGCCTCACAGAGCCTTGAAATCATAGAGATGGTGGCCGACGAGGTCTCAGAGTATCTAGAAATGGAGAAACTGAGACAGGAGAAGGATGAGTTCATAAGAACACTTCTGGCCATGAACAGGGTTTCCGAAATCATAAACAGTGATGAGGAAGAGGAAAAAATGCTTGAAAAATCAATCGAGGCCGTCATAGAAACCCTGGAATTTGAAATGGGATGCATATACCTCATGGAGGAGAAAAAGGAACTCCAGCTCAGGGTTCAGAGGAACTGCCAGAAACCCTCAGCAGAATGTGCATGGCCGGGGTCTTCACAGACCTCTTTGAGAGGTCCATTGAGAAGGAGGGGGTTATATACATAA